From a single Bacillus pseudomycoides DSM 12442 genomic region:
- a CDS encoding YjcZ family sporulation protein, with translation MWGYGYPSSYCGYGYGGGGYSTGSGFALIVVLFILLIIIGACWVR, from the coding sequence ATGTGGGGTTACGGATATCCTAGTAGTTATTGCGGATATGGTTATGGCGGCGGAGGGTACAGTACAGGTTCTGGATTTGCGTTGATCGTTGTATTGTTTATTTTACTAATTATTATCGGGGCATGTTGGGTTCGTTAA
- a CDS encoding DUF4397 domain-containing protein: MAQSEIEKYGQEAALYEQLARYYQYTNPKKYMELYMKYHSAITKLVHVYEKRGSQEATLPSYMRIFHASPHTPAIDFLVNGQKVVKNISFKQHSPYLSLTQGQYRVDIVPVGNETPIFSALVPMMGNHSYTLAAISTDTHLQLQPMLDNTPLQSGQAKIRFLHFSSDTPAVHISIKGGDYLFENVLFKQVTDYLQVSPGTADIEISLADTKKILVTIPDVKVEPNTIYTFALVGYSNQSPKLEAVVLTN, from the coding sequence ATGGCTCAATCTGAAATTGAAAAATATGGACAAGAAGCAGCCCTGTATGAACAACTTGCCCGTTACTATCAATATACAAATCCCAAAAAATATATGGAATTATATATGAAATATCATAGTGCGATTACCAAACTTGTACATGTGTATGAAAAACGCGGCTCTCAAGAAGCAACATTGCCATCCTATATGAGAATATTCCACGCATCCCCTCATACACCAGCTATTGATTTTTTAGTTAACGGACAGAAGGTAGTAAAAAACATTTCTTTTAAACAACACAGTCCTTATTTGTCCTTAACTCAAGGGCAGTACCGGGTTGATATCGTTCCAGTCGGTAATGAAACACCTATTTTTTCAGCACTTGTTCCCATGATGGGTAACCACTCTTATACACTGGCAGCAATTAGTACTGATACACATCTACAGTTGCAACCAATGCTTGATAATACTCCTTTGCAATCTGGTCAAGCAAAAATAAGATTTTTACATTTTTCCTCTGATACCCCTGCTGTTCATATATCCATAAAAGGTGGCGACTATTTATTCGAAAATGTCTTATTTAAACAAGTAACAGATTATTTACAGGTAAGCCCTGGAACAGCTGATATTGAAATTTCTCTTGCCGATACAAAAAAGATACTTGTAACCATCCCTGATGTAAAAGTAGAACCAAATACAATTTACACATTTGCATTAGTAGGCTATTCTAATCAATCCCCAAAATTAGAAGCCGTGGTTCTTACAAATTAA
- a CDS encoding BA2291 family sporulation histidine kinase, producing MEMEGMGVFPIDKDIKEVFCSHLKNNRHQFVENWKNKMIISEKDPFKQEVAQNGENLLELIIELIMENKDVAHLQPLCEKIAIERAGADVNIGDFVYNANVGRNELFEAMCELDVKARELKPIMTKIHTCFDKLIYYTVLKYSEIISRNLEEKQQYINETHKERLTILGQMSASFVHEFRNPLTSIMGFVKLLKLDHPNLSYLDIISHELDQLNFRISQFLLVSKKEMWNESERFWLNDLFHDIIHFLYPSLVNANVSIEKILPYPISFVGYRSEVRQVFLNILMNSIDALEVIKEDRKIIIDTCEEEERIHIVIKNNGPMIPAESIETIFEPFVTTKKLGTGIGLFVCKQIVEKHNGSITCRSDSEWTEFHISFQK from the coding sequence ATGGAAATGGAGGGAATGGGGGTTTTTCCAATCGATAAGGATATTAAAGAAGTATTTTGTTCGCACTTGAAAAACAACAGGCACCAATTCGTAGAGAACTGGAAAAACAAAATGATAATTTCCGAAAAAGATCCATTTAAGCAAGAAGTAGCTCAGAATGGAGAGAATTTATTAGAGTTAATCATTGAACTTATTATGGAAAATAAGGATGTAGCTCACCTACAGCCGTTATGTGAAAAAATTGCAATTGAGCGAGCAGGGGCGGACGTTAATATTGGAGATTTTGTCTATAATGCGAATGTAGGAAGAAATGAACTATTTGAAGCAATGTGCGAATTAGATGTTAAAGCTCGTGAATTAAAACCAATTATGACAAAAATACATACTTGTTTTGACAAATTAATTTATTATACGGTTTTAAAATATTCGGAAATTATATCGAGAAATTTAGAAGAAAAACAGCAATATATAAATGAAACACATAAAGAAAGATTGACGATTTTAGGACAAATGTCGGCTAGTTTTGTTCACGAGTTTCGAAATCCATTAACCTCCATTATGGGGTTTGTGAAATTATTGAAATTAGATCATCCGAATTTATCATATTTAGATATTATTTCACATGAATTGGACCAATTAAACTTTCGTATTTCGCAATTTTTACTTGTTTCAAAAAAAGAAATGTGGAATGAGTCTGAACGATTTTGGCTAAATGATTTGTTTCATGATATTATTCATTTCTTATATCCAAGTCTAGTTAATGCAAATGTTTCAATTGAAAAGATTTTACCGTATCCTATCTCATTTGTAGGATACCGTAGTGAAGTAAGACAAGTTTTTCTAAATATTTTAATGAACTCAATCGATGCTCTCGAAGTGATTAAAGAAGATCGTAAAATTATTATCGATACATGTGAAGAGGAAGAAAGGATTCATATTGTTATTAAAAATAATGGACCGATGATTCCGGCAGAAAGTATTGAAACGATTTTTGAACCATTTGTCACGACTAAGAAATTAGGAACTGGCATCGGTTTGTTTGTATGTAAACAAATTGTTGAAAAGCATAATGGATCGATTACGTGTCGCTCTGATTCAGAATGGACAGAATTTCATATTTCATTTCAAAAATAA